In uncultured Desulfobacter sp., one DNA window encodes the following:
- a CDS encoding tyrosine-type recombinase/integrase — protein sequence MKKVSVNTYLARIKAGLEWAKAEGYLDRVPPIKKYKMGRSLPRPIPQDDIKRILGQTKDMEMYRVINFALFTGCRRSEIVRARYEHINGDTLTVIGKGNKERAFYLLPQALPDRKDIGKIFKFSHVSTLSNYFRDKIVKPLGINARFHDLRHTAATTMLANGIDLEMVQKILGHTDIRTTQIYADVSQKISRSKWVK from the coding sequence ATGAAAAAAGTGTCCGTGAACACGTACCTTGCCAGAATCAAAGCCGGGCTTGAATGGGCAAAAGCTGAAGGCTATCTTGACCGTGTTCCGCCGATCAAAAAATATAAAATGGGCCGGTCATTGCCTCGGCCGATTCCACAGGATGATATCAAACGGATATTGGGCCAGACCAAAGACATGGAAATGTACCGGGTAATCAATTTTGCCCTGTTTACCGGCTGCCGGCGCTCCGAAATTGTTCGGGCTCGGTACGAGCATATAAATGGTGATACATTAACTGTGATTGGAAAAGGAAACAAAGAGAGGGCTTTTTACCTTCTTCCACAGGCTTTGCCCGACCGCAAAGACATCGGCAAGATTTTCAAATTTTCCCACGTTTCAACGCTATCAAATTACTTCAGAGATAAAATTGTCAAGCCGCTGGGTATTAACGCCCGGTTCCATGATCTTCGACATACTGCAGCCACTACCATGCTTGCAAATGGAATTGATCTGGAAATGGTCCAGAAAATTTTAGGCCACACAGACATTCGAACAACCCAGATTTATGCAGATGTTTCACAGAAAATATCAAGAAGCAAATGGGTAAAATGA
- a CDS encoding phenyltransferase domain-containing protein — protein sequence MHPIHAKLHPNSPLNPSSVARMIAGLQKENGDIPWHTGGKTDPWDLVESVMGLNIGGFHDQAMAALDWLADHQNENGSWYSSYMDSVPEDRTTESHMACYLAVGLFHQFLIKRDKGDLKKFWLIMTKGVEYALDLQAVTGEIYWAKSPEGKVDPMSLLSGSSSIFMSLKCALAIAQILDRDRPKWQIASKKLGKSIRENIVSYNVSKSRFSMYWFYPILSGALQGNRAKARMDRYWHKYVIEGQGCRCVSDEPWVTIAETSELVLALHAMGRRQMARIVFSWIHNRIFEDQTFWCGYTYPDMVVWPEDKISWTNAVVLMAADALYGLTPGGRLFDHDAWDGCKFKCI from the coding sequence ATGCACCCGATACATGCAAAGTTGCATCCAAATTCGCCTCTGAACCCCAGCTCAGTTGCTCGTATGATTGCCGGTCTTCAAAAGGAGAATGGAGACATCCCCTGGCATACCGGTGGAAAAACCGATCCCTGGGATCTTGTGGAGTCTGTCATGGGGCTGAATATCGGCGGTTTTCATGATCAGGCAATGGCCGCCCTGGACTGGCTGGCCGATCACCAGAATGAAAACGGATCCTGGTATTCATCCTATATGGATTCGGTCCCCGAGGACCGGACCACCGAAAGTCACATGGCTTGTTATCTGGCCGTTGGGTTGTTTCATCAATTTTTGATAAAAAGGGACAAGGGTGATCTTAAAAAATTTTGGTTAATTATGACAAAGGGCGTTGAATATGCCTTAGACCTCCAGGCGGTTACCGGAGAAATTTACTGGGCAAAAAGTCCCGAAGGGAAAGTTGATCCCATGTCGCTTTTATCCGGATCATCGTCCATATTCATGAGTCTGAAATGCGCCCTGGCCATTGCCCAAATCCTGGACCGAGACCGTCCAAAATGGCAGATTGCCTCTAAAAAGCTTGGCAAATCCATCAGGGAAAATATTGTATCATATAACGTGTCCAAGTCCAGATTTTCAATGTACTGGTTTTACCCGATACTATCAGGGGCGTTGCAGGGAAACCGGGCAAAGGCACGTATGGACAGATACTGGCATAAATATGTCATTGAGGGCCAGGGATGCCGCTGTGTGTCCGACGAGCCTTGGGTGACCATAGCAGAAACCTCGGAACTTGTGCTTGCCCTTCACGCCATGGGGCGTCGACAAATGGCAAGAATTGTTTTTTCCTGGATTCACAACCGGATATTTGAGGATCAAACTTTTTGGTGCGGCTACACCTATCCGGACATGGTTGTCTGGCCCGAAGACAAAATTTCTTGGACCAATGCCGTGGTTTTGATGGCCGCCGATGCCCTGTACGGCTTGACGCCCGGGGGACGGTTATTTGATCATGATGCCTGGGACGGCTGTAAATTTAAATGTATTTGA
- a CDS encoding ATP-binding protein, which produces MKTYTKILLPTLPLICFFLAATIAITYHFSRIALLDLGDAWLSSRLNMALEITREQEQILHDYGLESIPESIAKAKQDTTARISNITIGNQGFLFIIDHSGTVIYHPNKYLNDTDLGREKWFSSLTDQGGRKIIDFSGQRLLVRFGSFAPWQWYVLAADPTEELYGTINRMQPYLYGLFLGIAVIISLALMFFTARLTRPLKELLLGTQAFGKGLLDTRINIQSDDEFGILAKEFNRMAFRLQDSLYALKQNEEHFRALIENANDMIWILDRDGMFRYVSPSTYRILGYLPEALIDRCVQEFLHPQEKEEFAERFSLRVASLIQAHPTDIRFRHEADYWCILECISKNLMDHPTIKGMVFNLRDITKRKQAEQALQRYHQELENRVEERTQDLQAANKALNNEIQIRRQKEKELERASQVKSEFLANVSHEIRTPLNAILGFSELLKTMITEDQQLGYLSAINTAGKNLSDLINDILNLSKMEAGKLEINRKPIMLRSLFNEIYRMFKIKLKTKNLNFFIELPENDTMALSLDEMRLRQVLINLVGNALKFTEFGTISLKAQIRTSPQNRGISSNLIIQVADTGIGICETQQDKIFEAFEQASAGTSRKFGGTGLGLAICKQLVELMGGTLSVSSKPDQGSTFTIFLPGVKQYHTHSSPPSDASKSAWASMAFAKDRVLIVDDQRDIRFMLREVLEKINLEVIEAADGFQAIEYAKAQKPDLIFIDLKMPEIDGVETAARLKADPEVAHIPICLMTAGMTLWSQEELESRGFACAIVKPIAIDSLMAVLTRFISPAPDAEQDSARFSWLDSLDNERLSDDFLDTLHKDIIPYIPQAQEAMKISDIQRFAVRITEIGKVFKVEAFKTFGKELSQLSKTFDIEKIQACLEYFTQTIDRLDQ; this is translated from the coding sequence ATGAAAACCTACACCAAAATTTTGCTTCCGACTCTCCCTCTGATTTGTTTTTTTTTGGCGGCAACCATTGCGATCACTTATCATTTTTCGCGGATTGCCCTCCTTGATCTTGGGGATGCCTGGCTTTCTTCCCGACTGAATATGGCCTTGGAAATTACCCGGGAGCAAGAACAAATTCTTCATGATTACGGCCTGGAAAGCATTCCTGAAAGCATTGCCAAGGCAAAACAGGACACAACAGCCCGAATCAGTAACATTACCATTGGCAATCAAGGCTTTCTTTTTATAATAGATCACAGTGGGACTGTGATCTATCATCCCAATAAATACCTTAATGATACGGATCTGGGCCGGGAAAAATGGTTCTCCTCTTTAACGGATCAAGGGGGCAGAAAAATTATCGATTTTTCAGGCCAGCGCCTCCTTGTGCGATTTGGGTCTTTTGCGCCTTGGCAATGGTATGTTCTGGCGGCGGACCCCACGGAAGAACTGTACGGTACCATCAACCGGATGCAGCCTTATCTGTATGGACTGTTTCTTGGGATTGCCGTTATTATTTCCCTGGCTCTGATGTTTTTTACTGCGCGTCTGACCCGCCCCCTCAAAGAGCTTCTTTTGGGGACCCAGGCTTTTGGCAAAGGGCTTCTTGATACCAGAATCAATATTCAGTCCGACGATGAATTCGGTATTCTGGCAAAAGAGTTTAACCGGATGGCATTCAGACTCCAGGATAGTCTATACGCATTAAAACAGAATGAGGAGCATTTCAGGGCGTTAATTGAAAATGCCAACGATATGATCTGGATTCTTGACCGGGACGGCATGTTCCGTTATGTCAGCCCGTCTACATACCGGATTCTTGGATATTTGCCTGAGGCACTTATCGATCGTTGTGTCCAGGAATTTTTACATCCCCAGGAAAAAGAGGAATTCGCCGAAAGATTTTCACTCAGGGTGGCCTCTTTGATTCAGGCGCATCCAACAGACATACGGTTCAGGCACGAGGCCGATTACTGGTGTATTCTTGAATGCATTTCCAAAAACCTCATGGATCATCCGACCATTAAAGGGATGGTTTTTAATTTAAGGGATATCACCAAACGCAAACAGGCGGAACAGGCCTTGCAACGGTATCACCAGGAGCTGGAAAACCGGGTAGAGGAACGCACCCAAGATCTTCAGGCCGCCAATAAAGCTTTGAATAACGAAATCCAGATCCGCAGGCAAAAAGAAAAGGAGCTGGAAAGGGCAAGCCAGGTGAAGAGTGAATTTTTGGCCAATGTGAGTCATGAAATCCGTACACCTTTGAACGCAATTCTTGGTTTCAGCGAACTTTTGAAAACAATGATCACTGAGGATCAGCAGTTAGGATACCTTTCAGCCATCAATACAGCCGGAAAAAATCTTTCGGACTTGATCAACGATATTCTCAACCTGTCCAAAATGGAGGCCGGCAAACTGGAAATTAACCGGAAGCCAATTATGTTAAGGTCTCTGTTTAATGAAATTTACCGGATGTTCAAAATAAAATTGAAAACTAAAAATTTGAATTTTTTTATTGAACTGCCGGAAAATGATACTATGGCTTTATCCCTGGATGAAATGCGTTTGCGCCAAGTCCTTATCAATTTAGTTGGAAATGCATTAAAATTCACTGAATTCGGCACGATTTCCCTTAAGGCACAAATCCGCACAAGTCCCCAAAATAGGGGAATTTCTTCGAATCTTATTATCCAGGTGGCAGACACGGGCATTGGGATTTGCGAAACCCAGCAGGATAAAATATTTGAGGCGTTTGAACAGGCATCGGCCGGAACCAGCCGAAAATTCGGTGGTACCGGACTGGGACTGGCCATCTGCAAACAGCTTGTAGAGCTGATGGGCGGAACACTTTCCGTATCCAGCAAGCCGGATCAAGGCAGTACATTTACCATTTTTTTGCCCGGTGTTAAACAATATCACACACACAGTTCCCCACCGTCGGATGCAAGCAAATCAGCCTGGGCCAGTATGGCGTTTGCCAAAGATCGGGTTCTTATTGTGGATGACCAGCGGGATATCCGGTTTATGCTCAGAGAAGTCCTGGAGAAAATCAATCTGGAAGTCATTGAAGCCGCAGACGGTTTCCAGGCTATTGAATATGCCAAAGCCCAGAAACCTGACTTGATATTCATTGATTTGAAAATGCCTGAAATCGACGGCGTAGAAACCGCCGCACGGTTGAAAGCAGACCCCGAGGTTGCTCATATTCCCATATGCCTTATGACTGCCGGTATGACACTTTGGTCCCAAGAGGAACTTGAATCCCGGGGCTTTGCCTGTGCCATTGTTAAGCCCATTGCCATAGACAGCCTGATGGCCGTCTTGACACGGTTTATCAGCCCCGCGCCCGATGCAGAGCAAGATTCTGCCCGGTTTAGTTGGCTGGACTCTCTGGATAATGAGAGGCTATCCGACGATTTTTTGGACACATTGCACAAGGATATTATCCCCTATATTCCACAGGCCCAGGAGGCAATGAAAATATCCGATATCCAGCGGTTTGCTGTAAGGATTACCGAAATCGGAAAAGTTTTTAAAGTCGAAGCGTTTAAAACGTTTGGAAAAGAATTGTCCCAGTTGTCTAAAACATTTGATATTGAAAAGATTCAGGCCTGTCTTGAATATTTTACCCAGACCATCGACCGGCTGGATCAATAG
- a CDS encoding acyltransferase — protein MIKDKRPYYIKQAWYRFQNFYVRRYLVPQLSALGPHPYIIKPWYIELFGSPISIGSHATLFGCPDKRTRLTVWSDKKNIDGIRIGDHVLISPGVRISAANSICIADSCMLASHSYITDSDWHGIYDRSLPPDTQSRVVLEENVWIGDSAIVCKGVTIGKNTIIGAGAVVTCDIPANAVAAGNPARVIRKLDPDRKIITRKDRYGDTEKMTKILETAEKDCLEGNTLFGWIRSLIAPTRNY, from the coding sequence ATGATTAAGGATAAACGCCCATACTATATTAAACAGGCTTGGTACCGATTTCAAAATTTTTATGTCCGCCGTTATCTTGTCCCCCAGCTTAGCGCTTTAGGTCCCCACCCGTACATCATTAAACCCTGGTATATTGAATTGTTCGGCAGCCCCATCTCTATCGGCAGTCATGCCACCCTTTTTGGCTGCCCGGACAAAAGAACTCGGCTGACGGTGTGGTCCGACAAAAAAAATATTGACGGTATCCGTATCGGGGACCATGTGCTTATCTCTCCTGGTGTACGGATTTCAGCGGCCAATTCCATTTGTATTGCAGACTCCTGCATGCTGGCCAGCCACAGTTACATTACGGATTCAGACTGGCACGGTATTTATGACAGATCGTTGCCCCCCGATACCCAATCGAGGGTGGTGCTTGAAGAAAATGTATGGATCGGAGATTCCGCCATTGTGTGCAAAGGCGTAACCATTGGAAAAAATACCATCATCGGGGCAGGCGCTGTTGTCACCTGCGACATCCCTGCCAATGCCGTGGCTGCAGGCAACCCGGCCAGGGTCATCCGGAAACTTGATCCTGACCGGAAAATCATAACCCGCAAAGACCGGTACGGCGATACGGAAAAAATGACAAAGATTCTTGAAACTGCTGAAAAGGACTGCTTAGAAGGAAATACGTTGTTCGGATGGATTCGCAGCCTTATCGCCCCTACCCGGAACTATTGA
- a CDS encoding DUF2868 domain-containing protein, whose amino-acid sequence MILSLKNIIDLDFLLGLDEDPEKADTKAIASRDRKIFRQIKDGDRLDDAGLIAGWIEYRRLLFSQETGNGGPGAKLPGELFESFYLLIAKWVFACGLAAGGLGAYSFLAYHGSRPVNVTLFIAVFILFPALLCLAAALVGFHQYRSGPAGSSWVGALHQMSMRLFIDKFVGRLQKWAAPVQKHFPQLSKETSDLLHLDTRPFRSILFWAVFIVLSLGALGFSTGVLGGTFFRIMVTDLAFGWQSTLLTSGESVHRLVAWMALPWSWVLPDIFVPSLEQIEGSRIILKEGIAGLSSEHLAAWWPFLCMGLLVYTLIPRIVLVSLAHTAKTLTLARFDLSKPGYQRLLMRMRTPRMGMNIKETGGSRAEFRAPLPRPEPAPLKAKDERPAVVPQPDVILNTPDPEPEPIPEPEPEAKPKPESKPESKPEPKLEPKLEPAPRPQVVSNAPSIEKNTHGALVLGSARGFEGNDMEQIRTGLEHQFGIHIAATLGIHFDFDEDQEQIAAKIKDLGQGPLIVLQEVWQPPIRGLLYYFVQIREAFSDFPLWIVMLQTMEKKEKDVTPSDVNFQVWKSALNQLNDPLIVIERWVSP is encoded by the coding sequence ATGATTTTGTCTCTTAAAAATATTATTGACCTCGATTTTCTCCTGGGCCTGGATGAGGATCCGGAAAAAGCCGATACCAAAGCCATTGCATCCCGGGACAGGAAGATTTTCCGGCAGATTAAAGATGGCGACCGTCTGGATGATGCCGGACTGATTGCCGGATGGATAGAATACCGCCGCCTGTTGTTTTCCCAAGAGACCGGAAACGGCGGTCCCGGAGCAAAGCTTCCTGGTGAATTATTTGAATCTTTTTACCTCTTGATTGCCAAGTGGGTGTTTGCCTGCGGGCTGGCAGCCGGAGGTCTGGGCGCGTATTCGTTTCTGGCTTACCATGGCAGCCGGCCGGTGAATGTGACCCTGTTTATCGCTGTATTTATCCTTTTTCCGGCCTTGCTTTGTCTGGCTGCGGCACTGGTAGGGTTCCATCAGTACCGCTCAGGTCCTGCCGGGTCAAGTTGGGTCGGTGCGCTGCACCAAATGTCCATGCGCCTGTTCATTGATAAATTTGTAGGACGGCTGCAGAAATGGGCCGCGCCGGTTCAAAAGCATTTTCCTCAATTGTCAAAAGAGACCAGTGATCTGCTGCATCTGGATACCCGTCCGTTTCGGAGTATTTTGTTCTGGGCGGTATTCATTGTGCTCTCCCTTGGCGCGCTGGGATTTTCAACCGGGGTGCTTGGCGGTACGTTTTTCAGGATTATGGTTACGGATCTGGCCTTTGGCTGGCAGTCCACGCTGCTGACTTCCGGAGAGAGTGTCCACCGCCTGGTGGCCTGGATGGCATTGCCCTGGTCCTGGGTCTTGCCTGATATTTTTGTACCTAGCCTTGAACAAATAGAAGGCAGCCGGATTATACTCAAGGAAGGCATTGCCGGGCTATCCAGCGAACATCTGGCTGCCTGGTGGCCGTTTTTGTGCATGGGGCTGCTGGTGTATACCCTTATTCCCCGAATTGTTCTGGTGAGCCTTGCCCATACTGCCAAGACGTTGACCCTTGCACGATTTGACCTGTCCAAACCCGGTTATCAGCGGCTACTCATGCGGATGCGAACCCCCCGCATGGGTATGAATATCAAAGAGACCGGGGGCTCTCGGGCGGAATTCAGAGCGCCTTTGCCTAGACCGGAACCGGCTCCATTGAAAGCAAAAGATGAAAGACCTGCTGTTGTGCCTCAACCCGATGTGATTTTAAACACACCAGATCCTGAGCCGGAACCCATTCCTGAACCTGAGCCAGAGGCTAAACCTAAACCAGAATCTAAACCAGAATCTAAACCTGAACCAAAACTTGAACCAAAACTTGAACCCGCCCCCCGGCCTCAAGTTGTATCGAATGCACCCAGTATCGAAAAGAATACGCACGGTGCGCTTGTGCTTGGATCAGCCAGGGGTTTTGAGGGAAATGATATGGAACAGATCCGGACCGGCCTGGAGCATCAGTTTGGAATCCATATTGCTGCAACCCTTGGAATCCATTTTGATTTTGATGAAGACCAGGAGCAGATAGCAGCCAAGATCAAGGATTTGGGCCAGGGTCCTCTGATTGTACTCCAGGAGGTCTGGCAGCCGCCCATCCGTGGCCTGCTTTATTATTTTGTTCAAATCCGTGAGGCTTTTTCTGATTTCCCCCTATGGATTGTAATGCTCCAGACAATGGAGAAGAAAGAAAAAGATGTGACGCCTTCTGATGTGAATTTTCAGGTGTGGAAAAGTGCTTTAAACCAACTCAACGATCCTTTGATAGTTATTGAAAGGTGGGTGTCACCATGA
- a CDS encoding DUF3482 domain-containing protein, with protein MMILPEFAVLGHPNEGKSSVVSTLTEDDRIQVSPVPGETRVSKSYSVTMDEKEIIRFVDTPGFQVPRQTLSWFKKNPGPDMVDRFIAEHEKDPFFADECELLTPVAKGAGIIYVVDGSRPIREDDLAEMEILRLTGRPRMAVINAKSDTRDNTAAWKEEFRKFFNVVRVFNSNHADFYERIRLLESLKAIDQDIEPLMEGVIQAFNMEWEKRNRMACAYIVHGMEQALSFSLARRLKADMDPVTLKEDLIREYQEKIRNIEQKMFGHIRSLFRHHLYDYPLPACSILRHDLFSEQTWEMLGLTRAQAATAGAVLGGTLGAVLDTAAAGLTFGIFTAIGSAVGAGSAFVGIRRLASVASGLSGDRVQVGPNENIQFLYILLDRALLYYTHMSRRAHGRRDVPESESQLVSKGEKAGISTLLTTKQHRICMEFFKACRKKSATSGKKHSPSFEVLVASLLEDILERRINP; from the coding sequence ATGATGATATTACCTGAATTTGCAGTTCTGGGACACCCCAACGAGGGCAAGTCCTCGGTGGTGTCCACCCTGACCGAGGACGACCGTATCCAGGTCAGCCCGGTGCCGGGTGAAACAAGGGTTTCCAAATCCTATTCCGTGACCATGGATGAGAAAGAAATTATTCGTTTTGTGGATACTCCGGGGTTCCAGGTGCCCCGACAGACGTTGTCCTGGTTCAAAAAAAATCCGGGACCGGACATGGTGGATCGCTTTATTGCCGAACATGAAAAAGACCCGTTTTTTGCTGACGAATGCGAACTGTTGACCCCCGTGGCCAAAGGGGCCGGTATTATTTATGTGGTGGACGGTTCCCGGCCTATAAGGGAAGATGATCTGGCTGAAATGGAGATTCTGCGGCTCACTGGGCGGCCGAGAATGGCTGTTATCAACGCGAAATCCGATACCCGGGATAATACTGCGGCGTGGAAAGAGGAGTTCCGAAAATTTTTTAACGTAGTCCGGGTTTTTAATTCCAACCATGCCGATTTTTATGAGCGCATCCGGCTTCTGGAAAGCCTTAAAGCCATTGACCAGGATATTGAGCCGCTGATGGAAGGTGTGATTCAGGCCTTTAATATGGAGTGGGAAAAACGCAACCGCATGGCCTGTGCCTATATTGTCCACGGCATGGAGCAGGCGTTGAGCTTTTCTCTGGCGCGCAGACTGAAAGCCGACATGGATCCCGTGACGCTCAAAGAAGATCTTATCCGGGAATACCAGGAAAAAATCCGAAATATTGAACAAAAAATGTTTGGCCACATCCGTTCACTGTTCCGCCATCACCTCTATGATTATCCATTGCCGGCCTGTTCCATTCTCAGGCATGACCTGTTTTCAGAACAAACCTGGGAGATGCTGGGTTTGACCCGGGCCCAGGCCGCCACCGCCGGTGCTGTGCTGGGGGGAACCCTTGGCGCTGTACTGGATACGGCTGCAGCCGGACTGACCTTTGGGATTTTTACAGCTATCGGCTCTGCCGTGGGTGCCGGCTCCGCCTTTGTGGGTATCCGGCGTCTGGCCAGTGTGGCTTCGGGCCTGAGCGGCGACCGGGTCCAGGTGGGTCCCAATGAAAATATTCAATTTTTATATATTCTTCTGGACCGGGCACTGCTCTACTATACCCACATGAGTCGGCGGGCGCATGGTCGGCGAGATGTTCCTGAAAGCGAATCCCAGCTTGTCTCCAAGGGGGAAAAGGCTGGTATATCAACGCTTTTGACAACAAAACAGCACCGAATCTGCATGGAATTTTTTAAAGCCTGCCGAAAAAAAAGCGCAACATCCGGCAAAAAACATTCGCCGTCTTTTGAAGTGCTGGTGGCTTCTTTGCTGGAAGATATCCTTGAAAGGCGGATAAATCCCTGA